One Phycisphaera mikurensis NBRC 102666 DNA window includes the following coding sequences:
- a CDS encoding XylR family transcriptional regulator: MKQPLVAVLVGMQTSFQRGIVEGIAGHPRARGSWRVRFDPYREEANLGGLDRCDAAISGLGPEAAERLLDWGRPVVNCVNESLDRRFAANVSCNDEAVGRLVAEDLVSRGYTRFAAVGMTMAHSSSRLAGYLDALLALGHEAEVLDLRWGGADRSRMLTDADLTRWLLGLPKPVALFATNDVLGNRVIELAGAADVDVPEALVVVGVDNDPALCGLSRPPLSSVELATEHIGHSAAGIIDAILHGGDGSARDITVSVPPRRLVHRQSSNALAIDDADVAAALSFIRQNATRGIGVGDVLDHVPISRRSLELRFTRLLRRTPKQEILRVRIELAKAELATTALQVGEIAHRCGFGDQTRFGIAFKRAVGTTPTAFRRKFLVGRPAGRRG, from the coding sequence ATGAAGCAACCCCTTGTCGCCGTGCTGGTTGGGATGCAGACGAGCTTCCAGCGGGGGATCGTCGAGGGCATCGCCGGTCACCCGCGGGCCCGCGGCTCGTGGCGGGTGCGCTTCGACCCGTACCGGGAGGAGGCGAACCTCGGCGGGCTCGATCGCTGCGACGCGGCGATCAGCGGGCTGGGGCCCGAGGCGGCGGAGCGGCTGCTGGACTGGGGGCGGCCGGTGGTGAACTGCGTGAACGAGTCGCTGGACCGGCGCTTCGCGGCCAACGTCAGCTGCAACGACGAGGCGGTCGGGCGGCTGGTCGCCGAGGACCTGGTCAGCCGGGGCTACACCCGCTTCGCGGCGGTGGGCATGACCATGGCGCACTCGTCCAGCCGGCTCGCGGGCTACCTCGACGCGCTGCTCGCGCTCGGGCACGAGGCCGAGGTGCTCGACCTGCGGTGGGGCGGGGCCGACCGCAGCCGCATGCTCACCGACGCCGACCTCACGCGCTGGCTGCTCGGGCTCCCCAAGCCCGTCGCGCTCTTCGCCACCAACGACGTGCTGGGCAACCGGGTGATCGAGCTCGCGGGCGCCGCCGATGTCGACGTGCCCGAGGCGCTGGTGGTCGTGGGCGTCGACAACGACCCGGCGCTGTGCGGGCTGTCGCGGCCGCCGCTGTCGAGCGTGGAGCTCGCGACCGAGCACATCGGCCACTCCGCCGCGGGCATCATCGACGCGATCCTCCACGGGGGCGACGGCAGCGCCCGAGACATCACCGTGAGCGTCCCGCCGAGGCGCCTGGTCCACCGGCAGTCGTCCAACGCCCTGGCCATCGACGACGCGGACGTCGCCGCCGCGCTGTCGTTCATCCGCCAGAACGCGACGCGCGGCATCGGCGTGGGCGACGTGCTCGACCACGTGCCGATTTCGCGGCGGTCGCTGGAGCTCCGCTTCACCCGCCTGCTCCGCCGCACGCCCAAGCAGGAGATCCTCCGCGTGCGGATCGAGCTGGCCAAGGCCGAGCTTGCCACCACCGCCCTGCAGGTGGGGGAGATCGCGCACCGCTGCGGCTTCGGCGACCAGACCCGCTTCGGCATCGCCTTCAAGCGGGCGGTCGGCACGACGCCGACGGCCTTCCGCCGCAAGTTCCTGGTCGGACGGCCGGCCGGCAGACGCGGCTGA
- a CDS encoding glycoside hydrolase: MVLLSRRILPLLVLAACSLAPAARPAAAASLANASLEAGTAGWGLETQAGAEATLRLDPEGGPDGKPALVIDVTKVTDKAWHVQLMNYAGSPVEDGVRYTLTFSSKADGPLNVFTTLQEDGGGYANATEPKGLDFSSRWESERVTLTGKGDHAKTRYVLGNLGKRVQTIRLSDFALVGPGEAATPAASTPPAGGAPAAAPATGDAAALEARASAAARREKLGSVVQFNPRPAQEVLGWGGHVVGNEYWDTSTPDLVDVPAALEAYYRDLGLTFVRLNVHWDAKVTGGTPSPAYAAMRDRLRAAQSHGIDDYILSCWSAPTSMKTGKGNKGYFDANENRRYDPGEPLSLLPEENEDAFIDWYVGVVRQLDDDGLGLPLNVSVQNEPDQLAAHENTLMTPEQWARLTVKMRAALDAAGLQAVGILGPDTNYTNAMATQWEVRGGTAVGFDPDETFGEGFLGGIGFTRLDENPKLDAALAGYAFHSYAQHHLPALQVGLARHPKPLWQTENSDAGGNDDFSWALFQFRHFLSDLVDVPNHYWAHWIKPRVGTEPSKWGMVMVDPDTQEVTPSKKHVAFSALWSKVRPGWRVHPMRTNDPDLRANGAGQDGWVNVDLLGFTSPDGAESVVALVNPTRGPKSLTLVGLDASEFQLRSTDADRDDALLAGGAVDRGSLRVELPPFSINLLHATGGLGDTN, from the coding sequence ATGGTGCTGCTCTCCCGCCGGATCCTCCCGCTGCTCGTCCTTGCCGCCTGCTCGCTCGCCCCGGCGGCCCGCCCCGCCGCCGCGGCGTCGCTCGCCAACGCCTCGCTGGAGGCCGGCACCGCCGGCTGGGGCCTGGAGACCCAAGCCGGCGCCGAGGCGACGCTCAGGCTCGACCCCGAGGGGGGGCCCGACGGCAAGCCGGCGCTGGTGATCGATGTGACGAAGGTCACGGACAAGGCCTGGCACGTGCAGCTGATGAACTACGCCGGCAGCCCCGTCGAGGACGGCGTCCGCTACACGCTCACCTTCAGCAGCAAGGCCGACGGCCCGCTGAACGTCTTCACGACGCTTCAGGAGGACGGCGGCGGCTACGCCAACGCAACCGAGCCCAAGGGGCTGGACTTCTCCTCACGCTGGGAGAGCGAGCGCGTCACGCTCACCGGCAAGGGCGACCACGCGAAGACACGCTACGTGCTCGGCAACCTCGGCAAGCGCGTGCAGACCATCCGGCTGAGCGACTTCGCCCTGGTCGGCCCGGGCGAGGCCGCGACGCCCGCGGCGTCCACGCCGCCCGCAGGAGGCGCGCCCGCCGCCGCCCCGGCCACCGGCGACGCCGCCGCGCTCGAGGCCCGCGCCTCCGCCGCCGCCCGCCGCGAGAAGCTCGGCTCGGTCGTGCAGTTCAACCCCCGTCCCGCCCAGGAGGTCCTCGGCTGGGGCGGCCACGTGGTCGGCAACGAGTACTGGGACACCTCGACACCCGACCTGGTCGACGTGCCCGCCGCCCTCGAGGCGTACTACCGCGACCTCGGCCTCACCTTCGTCCGGCTGAACGTCCACTGGGACGCGAAGGTCACCGGCGGGACCCCCTCCCCCGCTTACGCCGCGATGCGCGACCGGCTCCGGGCGGCGCAGTCCCACGGCATCGACGACTACATCCTGTCCTGCTGGTCCGCGCCCACGTCGATGAAGACCGGCAAGGGGAACAAGGGCTACTTCGACGCCAACGAGAACCGCCGATACGACCCCGGCGAGCCGCTGTCGCTGCTGCCCGAGGAGAACGAGGACGCCTTCATCGACTGGTACGTCGGCGTCGTGCGGCAGCTCGACGACGACGGCCTCGGCCTCCCGCTGAACGTCTCCGTGCAGAACGAGCCCGACCAGCTCGCCGCGCACGAGAACACGCTGATGACGCCCGAGCAGTGGGCCCGGCTGACGGTGAAGATGCGGGCGGCGCTGGACGCGGCGGGGCTGCAGGCGGTCGGCATCCTCGGCCCCGACACCAACTACACCAACGCGATGGCGACGCAGTGGGAGGTCCGCGGCGGCACCGCCGTCGGCTTCGACCCCGACGAGACCTTCGGCGAGGGCTTCCTCGGCGGCATCGGCTTCACCCGGCTCGACGAGAACCCGAAGCTCGACGCCGCCCTCGCCGGCTACGCCTTCCACAGCTACGCCCAGCACCACCTGCCCGCGCTGCAGGTCGGCCTCGCCCGCCACCCCAAGCCGCTCTGGCAGACGGAGAACTCCGACGCCGGCGGCAACGACGACTTCAGCTGGGCGCTCTTCCAGTTCCGCCACTTCCTCTCCGACCTCGTCGACGTGCCCAACCACTACTGGGCCCACTGGATCAAGCCGCGGGTCGGCACCGAGCCGAGCAAGTGGGGCATGGTGATGGTGGACCCGGACACCCAGGAGGTGACGCCGTCGAAGAAGCACGTGGCGTTCTCGGCGCTCTGGTCGAAGGTCCGGCCCGGCTGGCGGGTCCACCCGATGCGGACCAACGACCCGGACCTCCGCGCCAACGGCGCCGGCCAGGACGGCTGGGTGAACGTCGACCTGCTCGGCTTCACGAGCCCCGACGGGGCCGAGTCGGTCGTGGCGCTGGTGAACCCGACCCGCGGCCCCAAGAGCCTCACGCTCGTCGGGCTCGACGCGAGCGAGTTCCAGCTTCGGAGCACCGATGCGGACCGCGACGACGCGCTCCTGGCCGGCGGGGCCGTCGACCGCGGCTCGCTCCGGGTCGAGCTCCCGCCGTTCAGCATCAACCTGCTGCACGCGACCGGCGGCCTGGGCGACACGAACTGA
- a CDS encoding YicC/YloC family endoribonuclease, with protein MILSMTGFGQASTEAGGVHHAVELRSLNHRFFKCHARLPDQLAGLDAELEAALRKRFARGSFALAVRITETGTHAPHRLNEPAIRGYLGQLDVLRSHLGERAEETRVDLAALLALPGVVEEAAGGRDALDLARPVLLGLLDEAADRLNAMRAEEGQTVAADLARHRELMAAEVEAAAAAAASTVHRHHDRLTARVAELLARVDLPAAGAPRLEPADLAREVALFADRCDVSEELARLRGHLDQFAEVVARDTGEPAGRTLDFLAQEMLREVNTLGAKSADAEISRRVVNLKTLIDRLKEQVQNVE; from the coding sequence ATGATCCTCTCGATGACCGGCTTCGGCCAGGCCTCCACCGAAGCCGGCGGCGTCCATCACGCCGTCGAGCTGCGGAGCCTCAACCACCGCTTCTTCAAGTGCCACGCGCGGCTGCCCGACCAGCTCGCCGGCCTGGACGCCGAGCTCGAGGCGGCCCTGCGGAAACGGTTCGCCCGCGGCTCCTTCGCGCTCGCCGTGCGGATCACCGAGACCGGGACCCACGCCCCGCACCGCCTCAACGAGCCCGCGATCCGCGGCTACCTCGGCCAGCTCGACGTGCTGCGGTCGCACCTGGGCGAGCGGGCCGAGGAGACCCGCGTCGACCTCGCCGCCCTGCTGGCGCTGCCCGGCGTGGTGGAGGAGGCGGCCGGCGGCCGGGACGCCCTGGACCTCGCCCGGCCCGTGCTGCTGGGGCTGCTGGACGAGGCCGCCGACCGCCTCAACGCGATGCGGGCCGAGGAGGGCCAGACCGTTGCCGCCGACCTCGCCCGGCACCGCGAGCTGATGGCCGCCGAGGTGGAGGCGGCGGCGGCCGCCGCCGCCTCCACCGTCCACCGCCACCACGACCGGCTCACCGCGCGCGTGGCCGAGCTGCTCGCCCGCGTCGACCTGCCCGCCGCCGGGGCTCCTCGCCTGGAGCCCGCCGACCTCGCCCGCGAGGTCGCGCTCTTCGCCGACCGCTGCGACGTCAGCGAAGAGCTCGCCCGCCTGCGCGGCCACCTCGACCAGTTCGCCGAGGTGGTCGCCCGCGACACCGGCGAGCCCGCCGGCCGCACGCTGGACTTCCTCGCCCAGGAGATGCTCCGCGAGGTCAACACGCTGGGAGCCAAGAGCGCCGACGCCGAGATCTCGCGTCGGGTCGTGAATCTCAAGACGCTGATCGACCGGCTCAAGGAGCAGGTTCAAAACGTGGAGTGA
- the tpiA gene encoding triose-phosphate isomerase, whose amino-acid sequence MPTPTPTRRPHIGGNWKMNLTLDAARSLAAALRDGVAGATQDRVDVTVFPAMPHLAAVADTLKGSPIAVGAQNAYFQPDGAFTGETSLSMLSDLGVASVLVGHSERRHVLGESDALVNEKVLAALEAGLDVTLAIGEKLEQRENGRTDAVNAGQLALGLAGVPAERLARVTVAYEPVWAIGTGRTASPEDAQAAHAAIRRALVSLYGADAAAGVRIQYGGSMKPGNAGDLLAGADVDGGLIGGAALQSTDFLAIVSAAA is encoded by the coding sequence TTGCCCACGCCGACCCCCACCCGCCGCCCCCACATCGGCGGCAACTGGAAGATGAATCTGACGCTCGACGCCGCCCGCTCGCTCGCGGCGGCGCTGCGGGACGGCGTGGCCGGGGCGACGCAGGACCGGGTCGACGTCACGGTGTTCCCGGCGATGCCGCACCTCGCGGCGGTCGCGGACACGCTGAAGGGTTCCCCGATCGCCGTGGGCGCGCAGAACGCCTACTTCCAGCCCGACGGGGCCTTCACCGGCGAGACCTCGCTGTCGATGCTGAGCGACCTCGGCGTCGCCTCCGTGCTCGTGGGCCACTCCGAGCGCCGCCACGTCCTCGGCGAGAGCGACGCCCTCGTGAACGAGAAGGTGCTCGCGGCGCTGGAGGCCGGCCTCGACGTCACGCTCGCGATCGGCGAGAAGCTCGAGCAGCGGGAGAACGGCCGCACCGACGCCGTCAACGCCGGCCAGCTCGCGCTGGGGCTGGCCGGCGTGCCCGCCGAGCGCCTCGCCCGCGTCACGGTCGCTTACGAGCCGGTCTGGGCGATCGGCACCGGCCGCACCGCCAGCCCCGAAGACGCCCAGGCCGCCCACGCGGCGATCCGCCGGGCCCTCGTCTCGCTCTACGGCGCCGACGCCGCCGCGGGCGTGCGCATCCAGTACGGCGGGTCGATGAAGCCCGGCAACGCGGGGGACCTGCTCGCCGGCGCCGACGTCGACGGCGGCCTCATCGGCGGCGCCGCCCTCCAGAGCACCGACTTCCTCGCGATCGTCTCCGCCGCGGCCTGA
- the secG gene encoding preprotein translocase subunit SecG: protein MPATLLPLTLAVPVLVTVLAALFALVSVLMMLIILVQKPKGGGLSGAFGGAGGNEGAFVGAKVGDFLTIVTASCFVVFVLLAMGLTWTTTPEAEAAVPVFEIPMDDAAAAEAEAAPAGDAAETATADGADGATPITPTTGDDPDSATANNANREPVAADMTAHDLVDDVLDAVAGEPADPQPGPGTPAPAAD from the coding sequence ATGCCCGCCACGCTCCTCCCGCTCACCCTCGCCGTCCCGGTGCTCGTCACCGTCCTGGCCGCCCTCTTCGCGCTCGTCTCGGTGTTGATGATGCTCATCATCCTCGTGCAGAAGCCCAAGGGCGGCGGGCTCTCGGGCGCCTTCGGCGGCGCCGGCGGCAACGAGGGGGCGTTTGTGGGAGCGAAGGTCGGCGACTTCCTCACCATCGTGACCGCCTCGTGCTTCGTCGTCTTCGTGCTGCTGGCGATGGGCCTCACCTGGACCACCACGCCCGAGGCCGAGGCGGCGGTGCCGGTCTTCGAGATCCCGATGGACGACGCCGCTGCGGCGGAAGCGGAAGCCGCGCCCGCCGGCGACGCCGCCGAGACCGCCACCGCGGACGGAGCCGACGGCGCGACGCCCATCACGCCCACCACCGGCGACGACCCCGACTCGGCCACCGCCAACAACGCCAACCGCGAGCCCGTCGCCGCCGACATGACCGCCCACGACCTCGTCGACGACGTGCTCGACGCGGTGGCCGGCGAGCCGGCGGACCCGCAGCCGGGGCCCGGCACCCCCGCGCCGGCGGCCGACTGA
- a CDS encoding sulfatase family protein, with protein MPPLNVLYLHSHDTGRFVRPHGHAVPTPNLQAFAERGVLFRQAFSAGPTCSPSRATLFTGRPPHAVGMYGLAHEGWSLEPGCETLVTTLGRAGYRTVLGGFQHLTAWADDDWRTLGYAAASPARNGTAAERTAAACAFLRGPHDRPFFLDLGFIETHRRGDADRDGEPIQWHNGRSEPLGDPRYVRVPATLPDTPATRTDFADFLASAERLDRCCGEVLAALDAAGLREDTIVLITTDHGIAFPGMKCNLTDHGTGVLMMLAGPERLGLAGGRVIDAMVTHADVFPSLCGWLGLPEPPGLTGRSLAPLLDGRLDPAQPDALHDAVFTQVNHHLRREVERAIRTPRFKYIRRYQDDPITAHSTDASVSERVMREAGWGEQPLPAERLHDLWLDPQESCDLAAGAEHAGTVAALRGSLEAWMRRHGDPALRHAVPEPAR; from the coding sequence ATGCCGCCGCTGAACGTCCTCTACCTGCACTCCCACGACACCGGCCGCTTCGTGCGGCCGCACGGCCACGCGGTGCCCACGCCCAACCTGCAGGCCTTCGCCGAGCGGGGCGTGCTGTTCCGCCAGGCCTTCTCCGCCGGCCCGACGTGCTCGCCCAGCCGGGCGACGCTCTTCACGGGCCGGCCGCCGCACGCGGTGGGCATGTACGGGCTCGCCCACGAGGGCTGGTCGCTGGAGCCCGGGTGCGAGACCCTCGTCACCACGCTCGGCCGCGCCGGCTACCGGACGGTGCTCGGCGGGTTCCAGCACCTCACCGCCTGGGCCGACGACGACTGGCGGACGCTCGGCTACGCCGCCGCCAGCCCCGCCCGCAACGGCACGGCCGCGGAGCGGACCGCGGCCGCGTGCGCCTTCCTGCGGGGCCCGCACGACCGCCCGTTCTTCCTGGACCTCGGCTTCATCGAGACCCACCGCCGGGGCGACGCGGACCGCGACGGCGAGCCGATCCAGTGGCACAACGGCCGGTCCGAACCACTCGGCGATCCGCGGTACGTCCGCGTGCCCGCGACGCTCCCGGACACGCCTGCGACCCGCACCGACTTCGCCGACTTCCTCGCCTCCGCAGAGCGCCTGGACCGCTGCTGCGGCGAGGTGCTCGCAGCGCTCGACGCGGCCGGCCTCCGCGAAGACACGATCGTCCTGATCACCACCGACCACGGCATCGCCTTCCCCGGGATGAAGTGCAACCTCACCGATCACGGCACCGGCGTGCTGATGATGCTCGCCGGGCCGGAGCGGCTCGGGCTCGCCGGCGGCCGCGTGATCGACGCGATGGTGACGCACGCCGACGTCTTCCCCTCGCTCTGCGGGTGGCTGGGCCTGCCCGAGCCTCCGGGCCTGACCGGCCGCTCGCTCGCGCCGCTGCTCGACGGGCGGCTGGATCCCGCGCAGCCCGACGCGCTCCACGACGCCGTCTTCACGCAGGTCAACCACCACCTCCGCCGCGAGGTGGAGCGTGCGATCCGCACCCCGCGCTTCAAGTACATCCGCCGGTACCAGGACGACCCGATCACGGCCCACAGCACCGACGCCTCGGTGTCGGAGCGGGTGATGCGTGAAGCCGGCTGGGGCGAGCAGCCGCTGCCCGCGGAGCGGCTGCACGACCTCTGGCTCGACCCGCAGGAGTCCTGCGACCTCGCCGCAGGAGCCGAGCACGCCGGCACGGTCGCCGCCCTGCGCGGAAGCCTCGAGGCGTGGATGCGACGCCACGGCGACCCGGCGCTGCGCCACGCGGTGCCCGAGCCCGCCCGCTGA
- a CDS encoding PEP-CTERM sorting domain-containing protein, with product MRNLSAVLVAVTATAVLPAGLASANLITNGSFEQDAVGSTTITGFAQQSNIDAVIVTPAVSDGSQALQLSAATTSSSRGRYGSFVNDFGSGVGVDSTLLTIGQEYRITGDIQQISTEGNSYINVNQEVNGPGGRSFPAIAVVEGEAGVIKSLDETFVYNGGRLRLALQLDGFGGGTGTVTPVARFDNFTLTVVPEPASLALVGAGGLALLGRRRSA from the coding sequence ATGAGAAACCTCTCCGCTGTGCTCGTCGCCGTCACCGCCACCGCCGTGCTCCCCGCCGGGCTCGCCAGCGCCAACCTGATCACCAACGGCTCCTTCGAGCAGGACGCCGTCGGCTCGACCACCATCACCGGCTTCGCGCAGCAGTCCAACATCGACGCCGTCATCGTGACCCCGGCGGTCTCGGACGGCTCCCAGGCTCTCCAGCTGTCGGCCGCCACGACCTCCAGCAGCCGCGGCCGCTACGGCAGCTTCGTGAACGACTTCGGCTCGGGCGTCGGGGTCGACTCGACGCTGCTGACGATCGGCCAGGAGTACCGGATCACCGGCGACATCCAGCAGATCAGCACCGAGGGCAACTCCTACATCAACGTCAACCAGGAAGTGAACGGCCCCGGCGGCCGCTCCTTCCCCGCCATCGCGGTCGTGGAAGGCGAGGCCGGCGTCATCAAGTCGCTGGACGAGACCTTCGTCTACAACGGCGGCCGCCTCCGGCTGGCGCTGCAGCTCGACGGCTTCGGCGGGGGCACCGGCACCGTCACCCCCGTCGCCCGCTTCGACAACTTCACGCTGACCGTCGTCCCCGAGCCGGCCTCGCTGGCCCTGGTCGGCGCCGGCGGCCTGGCCCTCCTGGGCCGCCGCCGCTCGGCCTGA